A region from the Lycium barbarum isolate Lr01 chromosome 8, ASM1917538v2, whole genome shotgun sequence genome encodes:
- the LOC132607296 gene encoding uncharacterized protein LOC132607296 isoform X1, translating to MAIASFSLPLTYYPSQTRWISNKSPSYCCCSGSFEKPIVAPSSSSNCIANKALQEIHNSGVIACLRAQNADLANRAARAALDGGISVGKFPYTYLYWKAAKLENIGGIFQSLNEYLNQSIKRRSDSHYLLKLQLEIVVSTPDAFEVLRNLVHDYPTKTFGVGTVLQAKDAKDSIKFGAKFLMSPATVMDILVGVSEIDALYIPGVMTPTEILSAFSAGAKIVKVYPVSALGGVGYISALKRPFSHIPMVASQGITIDLIGQYIGHGASAVVLSDAIFDKEAMNQWNFDKIYQLASHAALQGKQAVERPEC from the exons ATGGCCATAGCAAGCTTTAGTTTACCTCTTACATATTATCCATCACAAACAAGATGGATAAGCAACAAATCACCATCTTATTGTTGTTGCAGCGGCTCATTTGAGAAGCCAATTGttgctccttcttcttcttccaatTGTATAGCTAACAAAGCCTTGCAGGAAATTCACAATTCTGGTGTTATTGCTTGCCTTAGAGCCCAAAA TGCAGACCTGGCGAATCGAGCTGCACGTGCGGCATTGGATGGTGGAATATCAGTT GGAAAGTTCCCCTACACTTATTTGTATTGGAAGGCTgcaaagttggagaatatagggGG GATATTCCAAAGTTTGAATGAATATCTCAATCAAAGTATAAAGAGGCGCTCTGATAGTCATTATCTTCTAAAACTGCAGCTGGAAATTGTGGTGTCCACTCCAGATGCCTTTGAG GTGTTAAGAAACCTAGTACATGATTATCCCACAAAAACTTTCGGA GTTGGAACAGTGTTACAGGCTAAAGATGCCAAAGATTCTATAAAGTTTGGAGCTAAGTTTCTTATGAGTCCTGCAACAGTTATG GATATTCTAGTTGGTGTCTCAGAGATTGATGCTTTGTATATACCTGGGGTAATGACCCCCACGGAG ATATTATCTGCTTTCAGTGCAGGTGCCAAGATTGTCAAG GTTTATCCAGTCTCTGCATTAGGTGGCGTTGGGTACATTTCAGCTCTGAAAAGGCCGTTCTCTCATATACCTATGGTTGCATCACAAGGCATAACAATAG ATTTGATTGGGCAATACATTGGTCATGGAGCATCAGCAGTTGTTCTATCCGATGCCATATTTGACAAAGAGGCAATGAATCAATGGAATTTTGATAAAATATATCAACTTGCGAGCCATGCGGCTTTGCAGGGTAAACAAGCTGTTGAAAGGCCAGAATGTTAG
- the LOC132607296 gene encoding uncharacterized protein LOC132607296 isoform X3, producing MAIASFSLPLTYYPSQTRWISNKSPSYCCCSGSFEKPIVAPSSSSNCIANKALQEIHNSGVIACLRAQNADLANRAARAALDGGISVLEIVVSTPDAFEVLRNLVHDYPTKTFGVGTVLQAKDAKDSIKFGAKFLMSPATVMDILVGVSEIDALYIPGVMTPTEILSAFSAGAKIVKVYPVSALGGVGYISALKRPFSHIPMVASQGITIDLIGQYIGHGASAVVLSDAIFDKEAMNQWNFDKIYQLASHAALQGKQAVERPEC from the exons ATGGCCATAGCAAGCTTTAGTTTACCTCTTACATATTATCCATCACAAACAAGATGGATAAGCAACAAATCACCATCTTATTGTTGTTGCAGCGGCTCATTTGAGAAGCCAATTGttgctccttcttcttcttccaatTGTATAGCTAACAAAGCCTTGCAGGAAATTCACAATTCTGGTGTTATTGCTTGCCTTAGAGCCCAAAA TGCAGACCTGGCGAATCGAGCTGCACGTGCGGCATTGGATGGTGGAATATCAGTT CTGGAAATTGTGGTGTCCACTCCAGATGCCTTTGAG GTGTTAAGAAACCTAGTACATGATTATCCCACAAAAACTTTCGGA GTTGGAACAGTGTTACAGGCTAAAGATGCCAAAGATTCTATAAAGTTTGGAGCTAAGTTTCTTATGAGTCCTGCAACAGTTATG GATATTCTAGTTGGTGTCTCAGAGATTGATGCTTTGTATATACCTGGGGTAATGACCCCCACGGAG ATATTATCTGCTTTCAGTGCAGGTGCCAAGATTGTCAAG GTTTATCCAGTCTCTGCATTAGGTGGCGTTGGGTACATTTCAGCTCTGAAAAGGCCGTTCTCTCATATACCTATGGTTGCATCACAAGGCATAACAATAG ATTTGATTGGGCAATACATTGGTCATGGAGCATCAGCAGTTGTTCTATCCGATGCCATATTTGACAAAGAGGCAATGAATCAATGGAATTTTGATAAAATATATCAACTTGCGAGCCATGCGGCTTTGCAGGGTAAACAAGCTGTTGAAAGGCCAGAATGTTAG
- the LOC132607296 gene encoding uncharacterized protein LOC132607296 isoform X5 yields the protein MQTWRIELHVRHWMVEYQFLNEYLNQSIKRRSDSHYLLKLQLEIVVSTPDAFEVLRNLVHDYPTKTFGVGTVLQAKDAKDSIKFGAKFLMSPATVMDILVGVSEIDALYIPGVMTPTEILSAFSAGAKIVKVYPVSALGGVGYISALKRPFSHIPMVASQGITIDLIGQYIGHGASAVVLSDAIFDKEAMNQWNFDKIYQLASHAALQGKQAVERPEC from the exons A TGCAGACCTGGCGAATCGAGCTGCACGTGCGGCATTGGATGGTGGAATATCAGTT TTTGAATGAATATCTCAATCAAAGTATAAAGAGGCGCTCTGATAGTCATTATCTTCTAAAACTGCAGCTGGAAATTGTGGTGTCCACTCCAGATGCCTTTGAG GTGTTAAGAAACCTAGTACATGATTATCCCACAAAAACTTTCGGA GTTGGAACAGTGTTACAGGCTAAAGATGCCAAAGATTCTATAAAGTTTGGAGCTAAGTTTCTTATGAGTCCTGCAACAGTTATG GATATTCTAGTTGGTGTCTCAGAGATTGATGCTTTGTATATACCTGGGGTAATGACCCCCACGGAG ATATTATCTGCTTTCAGTGCAGGTGCCAAGATTGTCAAG GTTTATCCAGTCTCTGCATTAGGTGGCGTTGGGTACATTTCAGCTCTGAAAAGGCCGTTCTCTCATATACCTATGGTTGCATCACAAGGCATAACAATAG ATTTGATTGGGCAATACATTGGTCATGGAGCATCAGCAGTTGTTCTATCCGATGCCATATTTGACAAAGAGGCAATGAATCAATGGAATTTTGATAAAATATATCAACTTGCGAGCCATGCGGCTTTGCAGGGTAAACAAGCTGTTGAAAGGCCAGAATGTTAG
- the LOC132607296 gene encoding uncharacterized protein LOC132607296 isoform X4 translates to MQTWRIELHVRHWMVEYQLIFQSLNEYLNQSIKRRSDSHYLLKLQLEIVVSTPDAFEVLRNLVHDYPTKTFGVGTVLQAKDAKDSIKFGAKFLMSPATVMDILVGVSEIDALYIPGVMTPTEILSAFSAGAKIVKVYPVSALGGVGYISALKRPFSHIPMVASQGITIDLIGQYIGHGASAVVLSDAIFDKEAMNQWNFDKIYQLASHAALQGKQAVERPEC, encoded by the exons A TGCAGACCTGGCGAATCGAGCTGCACGTGCGGCATTGGATGGTGGAATATCAGTT GATATTCCAAAGTTTGAATGAATATCTCAATCAAAGTATAAAGAGGCGCTCTGATAGTCATTATCTTCTAAAACTGCAGCTGGAAATTGTGGTGTCCACTCCAGATGCCTTTGAG GTGTTAAGAAACCTAGTACATGATTATCCCACAAAAACTTTCGGA GTTGGAACAGTGTTACAGGCTAAAGATGCCAAAGATTCTATAAAGTTTGGAGCTAAGTTTCTTATGAGTCCTGCAACAGTTATG GATATTCTAGTTGGTGTCTCAGAGATTGATGCTTTGTATATACCTGGGGTAATGACCCCCACGGAG ATATTATCTGCTTTCAGTGCAGGTGCCAAGATTGTCAAG GTTTATCCAGTCTCTGCATTAGGTGGCGTTGGGTACATTTCAGCTCTGAAAAGGCCGTTCTCTCATATACCTATGGTTGCATCACAAGGCATAACAATAG ATTTGATTGGGCAATACATTGGTCATGGAGCATCAGCAGTTGTTCTATCCGATGCCATATTTGACAAAGAGGCAATGAATCAATGGAATTTTGATAAAATATATCAACTTGCGAGCCATGCGGCTTTGCAGGGTAAACAAGCTGTTGAAAGGCCAGAATGTTAG
- the LOC132607296 gene encoding uncharacterized protein LOC132607296 isoform X2, which produces MAIASFSLPLTYYPSQTRWISNKSPSYCCCSGSFEKPIVAPSSSSNCIANKALQEIHNSGVIACLRAQNADLANRAARAALDGGISVGKFPYTYLYWKAAKLENIGGIFQSLNEYLNQSIKRRSDSHYLLKLQLEIVVSTPDAFEVLRNLVHDYPTKTFGVGTVLQAKDAKDSIKFGAKFLMSPATVMVYPVSALGGVGYISALKRPFSHIPMVASQGITIDLIGQYIGHGASAVVLSDAIFDKEAMNQWNFDKIYQLASHAALQGKQAVERPEC; this is translated from the exons ATGGCCATAGCAAGCTTTAGTTTACCTCTTACATATTATCCATCACAAACAAGATGGATAAGCAACAAATCACCATCTTATTGTTGTTGCAGCGGCTCATTTGAGAAGCCAATTGttgctccttcttcttcttccaatTGTATAGCTAACAAAGCCTTGCAGGAAATTCACAATTCTGGTGTTATTGCTTGCCTTAGAGCCCAAAA TGCAGACCTGGCGAATCGAGCTGCACGTGCGGCATTGGATGGTGGAATATCAGTT GGAAAGTTCCCCTACACTTATTTGTATTGGAAGGCTgcaaagttggagaatatagggGG GATATTCCAAAGTTTGAATGAATATCTCAATCAAAGTATAAAGAGGCGCTCTGATAGTCATTATCTTCTAAAACTGCAGCTGGAAATTGTGGTGTCCACTCCAGATGCCTTTGAG GTGTTAAGAAACCTAGTACATGATTATCCCACAAAAACTTTCGGA GTTGGAACAGTGTTACAGGCTAAAGATGCCAAAGATTCTATAAAGTTTGGAGCTAAGTTTCTTATGAGTCCTGCAACAGTTATG GTTTATCCAGTCTCTGCATTAGGTGGCGTTGGGTACATTTCAGCTCTGAAAAGGCCGTTCTCTCATATACCTATGGTTGCATCACAAGGCATAACAATAG ATTTGATTGGGCAATACATTGGTCATGGAGCATCAGCAGTTGTTCTATCCGATGCCATATTTGACAAAGAGGCAATGAATCAATGGAATTTTGATAAAATATATCAACTTGCGAGCCATGCGGCTTTGCAGGGTAAACAAGCTGTTGAAAGGCCAGAATGTTAG
- the LOC132607297 gene encoding uncharacterized protein LOC132607297 gives MTSTTLRRRLHHGDVGGKKNEHFDSLGSDDGLNEPLLGYQKYDDNDQVCTLEDVLDEGRRQERLHWTLLFSHLISQWAQWLANVVFVSGSLLGRIFPFASTQTGPTANLVPPLLSPLQEARLKHLKQRLAIPFDGSFSDHQDALRQLWRLSYSDRALPSLKSELWKEMGWQGSDPSTDFRGGGFISLENLIYFAKTYPESFQNLLHKRNGNRSEWEYPFAVAGINISFMLVQMLDLQSGTPSTVAGIRFLELLSEDDMAFDNIFCLAFEMLDAQWLAKRASYMEFNEVLKATRVQLERELALEDTSSVKDLPAFNLLRR, from the exons ATGACATCAACAACTTTAAGGAGAAGGCTACATCATGGAGATGTTGGTGGCAAAAAGAATGAACATTTTGATTCTTTAGGGTCTGATGATGGTTTAAATGAGCCTTTACTTGGGTACCAAAAATATGATGACAATGATCAG gTATGTACGCTTGAAGATGTGTTGGATGAGGGGCGAAGGCAAGAACGTCTGCACTGGACGCTTCTATTTTCTCATCTGATTTCTCAATGGGCACAATGGCTAG CAAATGTTGTCTTTGTGTCCGGGTCACTTCTTGGACGGATTTTTCCTTTTGCCTCAACTCAAACCGGACCAACAGCAAATCTTGTACCTCCTTTACTTAGCCCTTTACAG GAAGCAAGGCTCAAACATCTCAAGCAAAGGCTAGCAATCCCTTTTGATGGTTCTTTCTCGGATCATCAA GATGCTCTTAGGCAACTATGGAGATTATCTTATTCTGATAGAGCACTCCCATCTCTTAAATCTGAGCTTTGGAAAGAAATGGGTTGGCAAGGATCTGACCCTTCAACAGACTTCAG GGGTGGAGGATTCATATCATTGGAGAACCTTATCTACTTTGCCAAGACATACCCG GAATCTTTCCAGAACCTGTTGCACAAAAGAAATGGGAACAGATCTGAATGGGAGTATCCATTTGCTGTAGCTGGCATCAATATATCGTTTATGCTGGTCCAAATGTTGGATCTTCAATCAG GCACACCTAGCACCGTTGCAGGTATCCGCTTTCTAGAATTACTCAGCGAAGATGACATGGCGTTTGACAACATTTTTTGTCTTGCCTTTGAAATGCTCGATGCCCAGTGGCTAGCGAAGCGTGCATCATATATGGAATTTAAT GAGGTTTTGAAGGCCACAAGAGTGCAGCTAGAGCGCGAGCTCGCTCTTGAAGATACCTCAAGTGTAAAAGATTTACCTGCTTTTAATCTATTGAGGAGATAA
- the LOC132607299 gene encoding protein DETOXIFICATION 24, whose translation MDNGVEERLLDSQLEKYDDDLKGRIYDESKKIWRVALPGVLSRVASFGSIVVTQSFIGHISQLDLAAYALVQTLTVRFVNGILIGMSSATETLCGQAYGAGQYHMMGIYLQRSWIVDLITLTILLPFFIFATAIFKLLGENGSIADAAGYVSYWFIPFVYNFVFSLTIQMFLQAQQKNMIIAWLSIAQFVIHIPLSWLLVIKLNYGVPGAMIALSISSWFVVVGEFVYILGGWCPNTWKGFSLAALKDILPVVKLSISSGVMVCLELWYNAVLVLLAGYMKNAEVAISAFSICLNINGWEFMISLGFLGAACVRIANEVGKGDAKAAKFSIKVLLSTSLVIGAFFWILCLIFGSKLGYLFSEEKAVADSVADLSTLLAFSILLNSIYPVLSGVAVGAGLQSTVAIINLCCFYLIGVPIGALLGYLAHLQVKGIWIGMICGIVTQSAALCYMTWKTDWDGEVTKAKHRLNRFYLKSAEESNQNDQA comes from the exons ATGGATAACGGTGTGGAAGAGAGGCTACTTGATTCACAATTAGAAAAATATGATGATGACTTAAAAGGGAGGATTTATGACGAATCTAAGAAGATATGGAGAGTTGCATTACCAGGAGTACTATCAAGAGTAGCTTCATTTGGAAGTATAGTGGTCACACAATCCTTCATCGGACACATTAGTCAGTTAGATCTTGCTGCATATGCACTTGTACAAACTCTCACCGTGCGATTCGTCAATGGTATACTG ATTGGAATGTCGAGCGCGACAGAAACACTTTGTGGTCAAGCATATGGAGCAGGACAATATCATATGATGGGAATCTACTTGCAAAGATCATGGATTGTTGATTTAATTACATTGACGATTTTGCTTCCGTTTTTCATCTTTGCCACTGCAATCTTTAAGCTGCTTGGTGAGAATGGATCAATCGCGGATGCTGCCGGATACGTTTCCTACTGGTTCATTCCCTTTGTCTACAACTTCGTATTTAGCTTGACGATCCAGATGTTCCTTCAAGCACAACAGAAGAACATGATTATTGCATGGCTATCAATAGCGCAATTTGTGATCCACATTCCGTTGTCTTGGCTACTTGTTATTAAGCTAAACTATGGAGTCCCTGGTGCCATGATAGCATTGAGCATATCCTCGTGGTTCGTAGTCGTTGGGGAGTTTGTGTACATCTTAGGAGGTTGGTGCCCTAACACATGGAAAGGATTCTCGTTAGCAGCACTTAAAGATATACTACCCGTCGTAAAGCTCTCAATATCCTCCGGTGTCATGGTTTG CTTAGAGCTATGGTACAATGCTGTTCTAGTCCTGCTGGCAGGATATATGAAGAATGCAGAGGTCGCTATATCTGCCTTCTCTATTTG CCTCAATATCAATGGATGGGAGTTTATGATAAGCCTAGGCTTCCTTGGAGCTGCTTG TGTCCGGATTGCTAATGAGGTCGGGAAAGGAGACGCTAAGGCTGCAAAATTCTCCATCAAAGTCTTACTGAGCACTTCACTTGTAATTGGAGCGTTCTTCTGGATTCTATGCTTGATCTTTGGCAGCAAGCTTGGATACTTATTCAGTGAGGAGAAGGCGGTCGCTGACAGTGTGGCTGACCTTTCTACTTTACTTGCTTTCTCGATTTTGCTCAATAGCATTTATCCTGTACTCTCTG GTGTGGCAGTAGGAGCAGGTTTACAAAGCACAGTTGCAATCATAAATCTGTGTTGCTTCTATTTGATTGGAGTACCTATTGGAGCTTTGCTTGGATATTTGGCTCATCTTCAAGTCAAG GGTATATGGATTGGAATGATATGTGGAATAGTTACTCAATCAGCTGCATTATGCTACATGACATGGAAAACAGATTGGGATGGAGAG GTAACAAAAGCCAAACACCGACTCAATCGATTCTACTTGAAATCTGCTGAAGAATCTAATCAAAATGATCAAGCTTGA